Below is a window of Sulfitobacter sp. BSw21498 DNA.
GCCGTTACGGCGGTGGCGCTGGTCTATACCGGCGTCAGCCTGCTGCAATTAGGGCGCGAACGTATGATTTCGGTGACAGAGGCGATTATGGCGCCCGTCAGCTATGGCGCGATTGCCTGTGTTGGGCTGTGGCTGTTCTGGCGTGGGCTGCGCCATTTCCGCGCGACAATGCTCGCGTCGCAGGGTGACCATGACCACTCTCATGATCAAGATGGCATCTGCGCCACCTGCGGCCACGCGCATGGGCCCACGGCAGAACAGGTGCAAAATGCGACCACGCTGCGCGAAACGCTTGTGCTGATCGCCTCTATCGCGATCCGCCCCTGCACCGGCGCGTTGTTTGTGCTGATTATCACGCTTCAGATGGGGATTGCAGGTGTCGGCATCGCGGGCGCATTCGCGATGGCATTCGGCACAGCGACCATCACCATCGCCGTGGGCCTAGGGGCCGGCGCACTGCGCGGTGGCGTGTTGGCAGGGTGGGCAAGCACCCCGCGGGCGGCCCAGATTGCGGCTGTGATTGAACTTGCAGCGGGGCTGTGCGTGGCGTTGCTGGCGGGCGGGCTACTGCTTCGGGCAATCTGATTTTAACTGCTCGACAAGCAGGGCGGTCAAAACTATCTATAATTTATGAACCAGCCCAAACCAGAAACACACTCCGCCCGGATCGCACGTATTCTGGCGGACCGTATCGTCTCGGGTCAGCTGCCCCCAGGAGCGCGGCTGCGCCAAGACCACATCGCGCAGGAGTTCGGCGCAAGCCACGTTCCCGTACGTGAAGCCTTTCGTCTGCTAGAGACCCAAACACTTGCAGAAAGCCTTCCAAGACGCGGATTTCGCGTCACTTTTTTCGATATGGCAGAACTGCGCGAGGTCGCCGAGATGCGCGCCAGCCTCGAAGCGCTTGCGCTGCGGCACGCCGCCCCCAATCTGACGCCAGATATCTTCGCGAAGGCCCACAAGGCCAACTTACAGGGCGACACAGCCCAGGATGTACATGAATGGGAGGCGGCAAATCGCTGTTTTCACAGAACAATTCTTGAACCTTGTCAAATGCCGCGCCTGATGCGGTCGATCGACGATCTGCAAGCAGCAAGCGCACGGTTCATCTTACGTGCATGGCGCACAAACTGGGAAGCCCGCACCGATCACGACCACCGAAAAATTCTAGAAGCCCTGCGCAAAGGTCAGGTCGATCTGGCCTGCTCTACGCTTTCTCGGCACGTCGGTTGGATCGGCAAGCGTTCCCGCACTCTAAAAAATCAAGCTGGAACAGACAGTTCTGAATTTTTTAGATAATTATCTATAATCTGAATTGCCTCGCGACGCTGCATTCTTCCTACTGGGATTGAAATGTAAAAAGCTATCGTCGGAGGAAACCAGATGGCACTTGCGATCACATCCCTACCCCGTAACCCGTCCCGCGCGCAGGGGCTTGGCCTTGCACTTGCAGGGGCTGCGCTCATCACGTTGGGGGCCAAGGTTCAGATCCCGTTCTGGCCTGTACCCATGACGTTGCACACCCTGTCCGTATTCCTTGTCGCCCTCACCCTGGGCCCACGTCTGGGGCTGGCTGCTATGGCGGCCTACCTCGGGGCTGGCGCGGCGGGGCTGCCCGTATTTTCCGGCACCCCCGAACGGGGCATCGGCCTAAGCTATATGGTCGGGCCGACGGGCGGGTACCTGCTGGGCTATCTCGTGGCGGCAGGCCTAACCGGCTGGATGGCGATGGGGCGCGGCTGGATCGGGCGCGTGCTGGCGATGCTGGCGGGTCTTGCAGTTGTCTATGCGGGTGGTCTGGCGTGGCTGTCGCTGTTCGTGCCTGCCCCCAAGCTGCTGACCGCAGGTCTAACACCCTTTTTGTTGGGTGACCTGATCAAGGTCCTGCTGGCAGCGACACTGATGTCGGGACTGTCCCGTCTGAAAGGGCGCGATCAATGATCCGCACAGACTGGACCGTGACCGAAGCGGCATCGATCCACGCGCTGCCCTTCCCCGAGCTCATGCACCGTGCGCAAACCTTGCACCGTGCACATTTTGACCCCACCGCGATCGAAACCGCCAGCCTGCTCAGCATCAAGACCGGCGGCTGCCCCGAGGATTGCGGCTATTGCTCGCAGTCGGCGCAGTATGACACCGGCGTCAAAGCGACAAAGTTGATGGGCGCACAGGAGGTCATCGCAGCCGCCAAACGCGCAAAAGACGCTGGCGCACAGCGGTTCTGCATGGGGGCTGCATGGCGCAGCCCCAAGGACCGCGACATGGACAAGCTGACCGATATGGTGCGCGGCGTGGCTGATCTGGGGCTGGAGACCTGCATGACGTTGGGGATGCTGTCCCCCGATCAGGTGATCAAGCTCAAGGATGCGGGGCTGGATTTCTACAACCACAACATCGACACCTCGCCCGAGTACTACGCCGAGATCGCCTCGACTCGCACGATGGAAGACCGGCTTGAAACCGTCGAACATGTGCGCAAAGGCGGGATCAAGGTCTGCTGTGGTGGTATTCTTGGCATGGGCGAGGCAGAGGCGGACCGGATCAGCATGCTCGTCACCCTCGCGACACTGCCCAGCCACCCAGACAGTGTGCCGGTAAACCTGTGGAACGCGGTCAAAGGCGTGCCGGTGCAGGATAAATCCGAAAAGGTCGATCCCTTTGCGCTGGTCCGGCTGGTGGCTTTGGCGCGCATTCTTATGCCTGCATCTGTGGTGCGTCTGTCCGCCGGCCGCACCGGGATGAGCGACGAGCTGCAATCGCTGTGCTTTCTGGCGGGGGCGAATTCGATTTTTGTCGGCAACCAGCTGCTGACAACTGAAAATCCGGCCACGTGGAAGGATAACGATCTGCTTCGGCGCCTCGGCATGCATGTGGCCGCTGCGAAACCCGCATTCAGATCGGTGGAAGTGGCTGCACAATAAATCCGAGCCCTACGATAAAAAAGCCCGGCCTGATATTCAGGTCGGGCTTTGTCATGTCGCGCCTCGGCTCGCGCTTAGGCGAAGATAATCACCGACTGCATGCCATCCGCGACCATATCGCCATCCGTATTCCAGACGCGCATCACCTGAGAGCTGTAACCGCCGTTGCCCGCCGTCAATTGCGTCTCCATCATGTACCAGCCGTCGCGCGTGTTGGCGTGATCGGACAACAGATTGATGATCCAGTTCATCGACGAATTCGGCCCCGGCCGTGTCATCATCGGGAAGGCAGCGGGCGGCAGCACGTCGCCGATGGCGATCAGCCCCTCGAGCGTGCCCCACATCGCCGGATCGCGGTGCCGTGCCCAGATCCGGACATAACCGCGATCGGACCCTGAAAACGGCAGGCTGCCCTCGATCAGTTTAACCTCGAAATTGACAAAGAACCGCACCGGCGGGCGCTTTAGCGCAGGCGGGAAATAGGATGGTGTGTCGTCTGGCCCTTGGGGGGCTGCGGGGGCGGTATGGCCCACGTTCAACTGGCTTTCCTGCGCATGCCCGAAAGAAAACGTGCCCGTCGCGGCGACCTTGCCGTCGATC
It encodes the following:
- a CDS encoding nickel/cobalt transporter, which translates into the protein MRRALTVIASAVVIGLAALWWTGGFDQLAQWAATHQREFQNSIALSLRAVRAGQPEAVTALLSACFAYGVVHAAGPGHGKVLIGGYGAAKAVPMRRLSVITLLSSLGQAVTAVALVYTGVSLLQLGRERMISVTEAIMAPVSYGAIACVGLWLFWRGLRHFRATMLASQGDHDHSHDQDGICATCGHAHGPTAEQVQNATTLRETLVLIASIAIRPCTGALFVLIITLQMGIAGVGIAGAFAMAFGTATITIAVGLGAGALRGGVLAGWASTPRAAQIAAVIELAAGLCVALLAGGLLLRAI
- a CDS encoding biotin transporter BioY, with the translated sequence MALAITSLPRNPSRAQGLGLALAGAALITLGAKVQIPFWPVPMTLHTLSVFLVALTLGPRLGLAAMAAYLGAGAAGLPVFSGTPERGIGLSYMVGPTGGYLLGYLVAAGLTGWMAMGRGWIGRVLAMLAGLAVVYAGGLAWLSLFVPAPKLLTAGLTPFLLGDLIKVLLAATLMSGLSRLKGRDQ
- a CDS encoding thioesterase family protein produces the protein MTDVTLAEILATAEQDGAAPRYQVPENWAQGRTAFGGFTGALLANAARRDRPELPALRSALINFTAPVSQAPTIHSEVLREGRNITTIATRAEIDGKVAATGTFSFGHAQESQLNVGHTAPAAPQGPDDTPSYFPPALKRPPVRFFVNFEVKLIEGSLPFSGSDRGYVRIWARHRDPAMWGTLEGLIAIGDVLPPAAFPMMTRPGPNSSMNWIINLLSDHANTRDGWYMMETQLTAGNGGYSSQVMRVWNTDGDMVADGMQSVIIFA
- the bioB gene encoding biotin synthase BioB is translated as MIRTDWTVTEAASIHALPFPELMHRAQTLHRAHFDPTAIETASLLSIKTGGCPEDCGYCSQSAQYDTGVKATKLMGAQEVIAAAKRAKDAGAQRFCMGAAWRSPKDRDMDKLTDMVRGVADLGLETCMTLGMLSPDQVIKLKDAGLDFYNHNIDTSPEYYAEIASTRTMEDRLETVEHVRKGGIKVCCGGILGMGEAEADRISMLVTLATLPSHPDSVPVNLWNAVKGVPVQDKSEKVDPFALVRLVALARILMPASVVRLSAGRTGMSDELQSLCFLAGANSIFVGNQLLTTENPATWKDNDLLRRLGMHVAAAKPAFRSVEVAAQ
- a CDS encoding GntR family transcriptional regulator, coding for MNQPKPETHSARIARILADRIVSGQLPPGARLRQDHIAQEFGASHVPVREAFRLLETQTLAESLPRRGFRVTFFDMAELREVAEMRASLEALALRHAAPNLTPDIFAKAHKANLQGDTAQDVHEWEAANRCFHRTILEPCQMPRLMRSIDDLQAASARFILRAWRTNWEARTDHDHRKILEALRKGQVDLACSTLSRHVGWIGKRSRTLKNQAGTDSSEFFR